A single region of the Vagococcus teuberi genome encodes:
- the aspD gene encoding aspartate 4-decarboxylase, which yields MLEDLSSFELNLLLEKKIQTERKSLNAGRGNPNWTAPIPREAFILLSQFALMETTDMHHSLIRGMMEEDLTRYKRFQMFLEKNSGRGSFFLQQVLTDGVVYFGMNQHEWLDKMLDYTIGDNYPNPVRCLDACESPIKNYLKYELFSGSDTSFDIFTVEGGTAGICYLFDTLVNNFILKKGDKIALLVPSFAPYLEIPELPQYNFNVLKINAEQSICDGNLIYQYPTHEIDKLKDKDVKAVFIVNPSNPTANSMSQSTIHQIKEIVETDNPNLMILTDDVYGTFVSDFNSLFVELPYNSACIYSYSKYFGATGWRVGTVAVAQDNIFDKLISDLPLEQELQLKLRYQSLNQKGDSIRFIDRMVADSRDIALNHAAGLSSVQQVMMTLFSLYSLLDTKDDYKTSVMNLCHEREERLFHSLGIKEEVEPLNTAYYFEFNFKDWVESRYGLDFSRYLQSEWTITKVLTRLAEKEKLLLLKTDDFGSDEWSVRISLANLKTESYEEVGKRIIRLSEEIKKEWEKNKKVGV from the coding sequence ATGTTAGAGGATTTGAGTTCGTTTGAGTTAAATTTATTATTGGAGAAAAAAATACAGACAGAAAGAAAATCATTAAATGCTGGTCGAGGTAATCCTAATTGGACAGCACCTATTCCAAGAGAAGCGTTCATACTACTGAGTCAATTTGCTTTAATGGAAACAACAGATATGCACCACTCTTTGATACGTGGAATGATGGAAGAGGATTTAACTAGATATAAAAGATTTCAAATGTTTTTGGAAAAAAATTCAGGTAGAGGATCATTCTTTTTACAGCAAGTTTTAACAGATGGCGTAGTTTATTTTGGTATGAATCAACATGAGTGGTTAGATAAAATGTTAGACTATACCATAGGTGATAATTATCCTAATCCGGTTCGATGCTTAGATGCGTGTGAATCTCCAATAAAAAATTATCTAAAATATGAATTATTTTCTGGATCTGATACGTCATTTGATATATTTACAGTAGAAGGAGGTACCGCAGGAATTTGTTACTTATTTGATACTTTAGTTAACAATTTTATTTTAAAGAAAGGAGATAAAATTGCTTTATTAGTCCCTAGCTTTGCCCCATATTTGGAAATACCTGAATTACCACAATATAATTTTAATGTACTAAAAATTAATGCGGAGCAATCTATTTGTGATGGAAATTTAATTTATCAATATCCAACTCATGAAATTGATAAATTAAAAGATAAAGATGTCAAAGCCGTGTTTATAGTTAATCCTAGCAATCCTACAGCTAATTCCATGAGTCAATCAACCATTCATCAAATAAAAGAGATTGTAGAAACAGATAATCCAAATTTGATGATTCTAACGGATGATGTTTATGGTACATTTGTATCAGATTTTAATTCATTATTCGTAGAATTACCGTATAATTCAGCTTGTATTTATTCGTATTCGAAATATTTTGGTGCGACAGGTTGGCGTGTGGGAACGGTTGCTGTAGCACAAGACAATATATTTGATAAATTAATTAGCGATTTACCATTAGAGCAAGAACTACAATTAAAATTAAGATATCAATCACTCAATCAAAAAGGTGACAGTATTCGTTTTATCGATCGGATGGTAGCGGATAGTCGAGATATTGCTTTAAATCACGCCGCAGGATTATCTTCTGTTCAACAAGTTATGATGACTCTATTTAGCTTATACTCTTTATTAGATACTAAAGATGATTATAAGACATCTGTAATGAATTTATGTCATGAAAGAGAAGAACGATTATTTCATTCTTTAGGTATCAAAGAAGAGGTAGAGCCTTTAAATACAGCGTATTATTTTGAGTTTAATTTTAAAGATTGGGTAGAATCAAGATATGGCCTAGATTTTTCGAGATATTTACAATCTGAATGGACAATTACCAAAGTTTTAACAAGATTAGCCGAAAAAGAAAAATTGTTGTTATTAAAAACAGATGACTTTGGTAGTGATGAATGGTCTGTTAGAATTTCATTGGCCAATTTGAAAACTGAGTCATATGAAGAAGTTGGTAAGCGAATTATACGTTTGTCAGAAGAAATAAAAAAAGAATGGGAAAAAAATAAAAAAGTAGGAGTTTGA
- a CDS encoding Sapep family Mn(2+)-dependent dipeptidase yields MTVNIKHLIEKNKEEFYKDLDKVMQIESVKRAPLGNAPFGIGPKQALEQVMKIASDYGFKTNIVNDAVGYAQFGEGDDHIGIVGHLDVVPAGDGWSFPPFKLSKKDEKFYGRGVLDNKGPIMSCLFGLKLLKDMGIKPIKPIRIIFGTDEESGSSDLPLYLAEEIAPIFAFTPDCKYPVVYGERGIVNYTISTHFDASELQNLTIQGDQSSVHVPDELTAIFQGESYHVLGKRSPSNAPELGENAITILATKLSSNKEMSDQLRRYFLWVEESFSKKHYGEGIGLDFEDEDSGKLILTPYELKVEQNTIQLSIAIRYPVSTKEEEVTEQLHKVVPKESEIKIIRQLKSTSFPKDDTNVKKLSAVYEKITGLDGTPVTTTGATYARFFPNTVAFGPSFPGQKGIAHNSDEYMDEKDLLLNMEIYMEAILALACD; encoded by the coding sequence ATGACAGTAAATATAAAACATTTAATAGAGAAAAATAAAGAAGAATTTTACAAAGATTTAGATAAAGTGATGCAAATTGAGAGTGTAAAGAGAGCCCCTTTGGGTAATGCCCCTTTTGGAATAGGTCCAAAACAAGCGTTGGAACAAGTGATGAAGATAGCTTCAGACTATGGCTTTAAAACAAATATTGTGAATGATGCTGTAGGCTATGCTCAATTTGGAGAAGGTGATGATCATATTGGGATAGTGGGACATCTAGATGTTGTTCCAGCAGGTGATGGATGGTCATTTCCGCCGTTTAAATTGAGTAAAAAAGATGAAAAGTTCTATGGAAGAGGAGTCTTAGATAATAAGGGACCGATTATGTCATGTTTGTTTGGATTGAAATTATTGAAAGATATGGGGATTAAGCCAATCAAACCCATTAGAATAATTTTTGGAACAGATGAGGAAAGTGGCAGTTCAGATTTGCCTTTGTATTTAGCAGAAGAAATAGCTCCTATCTTTGCATTTACACCAGATTGTAAATACCCAGTTGTTTATGGAGAAAGAGGAATTGTAAATTATACTATCTCTACGCATTTTGATGCAAGTGAACTACAAAATTTAACGATTCAGGGAGATCAGTCTAGTGTGCATGTGCCGGATGAATTAACAGCAATATTTCAAGGAGAGTCATATCACGTTTTAGGTAAACGTTCGCCATCAAATGCACCAGAATTAGGTGAAAATGCCATTACAATACTAGCTACAAAACTGTCTAGTAACAAAGAAATGTCAGATCAATTGCGCCGTTATTTTTTATGGGTCGAAGAGAGTTTTTCAAAGAAACATTATGGTGAAGGAATTGGTTTAGATTTTGAGGACGAGGATAGTGGGAAATTAATTTTGACACCCTATGAGTTGAAGGTTGAGCAAAATACAATTCAGTTGAGTATTGCTATTCGATATCCAGTTTCAACGAAAGAAGAAGAGGTAACAGAACAATTGCATAAAGTTGTGCCTAAAGAAAGTGAAATTAAAATTATTCGACAATTAAAGAGTACAAGTTTCCCAAAAGATGATACAAATGTAAAAAAATTAAGTGCAGTCTATGAAAAAATAACCGGTTTAGACGGCACTCCAGTGACAACAACTGGTGCAACATATGCACGTTTTTTCCCGAATACTGTTGCTTTTGGGCCTTCATTTCCAGGTCAAAAAGGGATAGCTCATAATAGTGATGAATATATGGACGAAAAAGATTTATTATTGAACATGGAAATATATATGGAAGCAATTTTAGCTTTAGCATGCGATTAA
- a CDS encoding transglycosylase domain-containing protein yields the protein MFSKNNKKKRFRFLSRRHLTAIILGMIAMIVILFMSIGAYTISKRYSPYSSLLEIQNIDEKITQSFIILDKNDEPLDKNNVVVKFDPVKYQPNWNVDKLYRDTLLAVEDASFYTRKTKGFSIKDTMGAVVSQVRKKLGQKVVTRGASTIEQQLVKIMVFGTNNKNTLSDKVIQLIDARKLSQKYNRDDILKAYLNELRLTPNTVGVRAASLELFGNDMSDMNTNDPKQVAQIAYMAGLGQSPSVYVQDFEKSGKQRTLTVLAIMKENELIGDKIYKQTVELVQSEKEEFALKRYKQEGTPKEYQPYVSKVKDELSSLNLPQNATITVKTYADSNQLKELHNIVEGTYPQDDRLPNGYIEHKQSLTAISVLDTKTGHIIGLATNSDNPMIPYTATRSSGSTIKPLLDYAPAVEYAGLTPNTIQNGSSFTVGDWKINNYGNQNFGKVSASFALGLSLNTAAVEAFQMTNDQQKNTMMEPLGLASYNPNGSNYTAEQAINYPTNVLALSSAFSVFGNDGVRVEPTTIESIETDSVKINLSDAESKRTMSSSTAKTVVNMLKEATGVNGSEPYAGPKYTGFSQDTYVMKSGSSNFESSVPNSQNKSPDSLLVMASPEISIATWLGSPTYVDATYAPTTFPHETANQGRVYLMNSAFKVMMSGREAKSFTFGNAVFIGDKESNPLMPKIDILSNKDLDDVNIKNKKLDEKDIDDYNSLEEKYLKTKDILDQTYKD from the coding sequence ATGTTTTCAAAAAACAATAAAAAGAAACGCTTTAGATTTCTTAGCCGTCGTCACTTAACAGCCATAATTCTCGGTATGATTGCTATGATTGTCATACTATTTATGTCGATAGGAGCTTATACAATAAGTAAACGTTACAGTCCTTACAGCTCCTTACTTGAAATTCAAAACATTGATGAGAAGATCACACAGTCTTTCATTATTTTAGATAAAAATGATGAACCGTTAGATAAAAATAATGTCGTCGTTAAATTTGATCCCGTTAAATATCAGCCCAATTGGAATGTAGATAAATTATATAGAGACACACTTCTTGCTGTAGAGGATGCGTCTTTTTATACGAGAAAAACAAAAGGTTTCTCCATTAAAGATACAATGGGGGCAGTGGTGTCACAAGTCAGAAAAAAACTAGGTCAAAAAGTTGTTACAAGAGGTGCATCAACAATTGAGCAGCAGTTGGTTAAGATTATGGTTTTTGGAACAAACAATAAAAATACATTGTCAGATAAAGTTATTCAATTAATTGATGCTAGAAAGCTATCACAAAAATATAATCGTGATGATATTTTAAAAGCCTATCTAAATGAACTACGTCTAACACCCAATACTGTGGGAGTTAGAGCAGCTTCACTTGAGTTATTTGGTAATGATATGTCAGATATGAATACAAATGACCCTAAACAGGTAGCTCAGATTGCTTATATGGCTGGGTTAGGTCAATCACCATCAGTTTATGTTCAAGACTTTGAAAAAAGTGGTAAGCAACGGACGCTTACTGTATTAGCAATTATGAAAGAAAATGAGCTGATTGGTGATAAAATATATAAACAAACCGTTGAACTAGTCCAAAGTGAAAAGGAAGAGTTTGCATTAAAAAGATATAAACAGGAAGGGACACCGAAGGAATACCAACCTTATGTTTCAAAAGTAAAAGATGAATTGAGTAGTTTAAATTTACCGCAAAATGCCACGATTACTGTTAAAACTTATGCAGATAGTAATCAATTGAAGGAGTTACATAATATAGTAGAAGGAACTTATCCTCAGGATGATCGATTACCTAATGGGTATATTGAACATAAACAAAGTTTGACTGCTATTTCCGTTTTGGATACGAAAACAGGACATATTATTGGTCTTGCGACTAATTCAGATAATCCGATGATTCCATATACAGCAACACGATCTTCAGGCTCTACAATAAAACCACTTCTTGATTATGCTCCAGCTGTTGAGTATGCAGGATTGACACCAAATACGATTCAAAATGGAAGTTCTTTTACAGTAGGAGATTGGAAAATTAATAATTATGGCAATCAGAATTTTGGTAAAGTTAGTGCATCGTTTGCATTAGGGTTGTCGTTAAATACAGCTGCTGTTGAGGCATTTCAGATGACCAATGATCAGCAAAAAAATACTATGATGGAACCACTCGGCCTAGCATCATATAACCCAAATGGCTCAAATTACACAGCTGAGCAAGCAATTAATTACCCTACAAATGTTTTGGCACTATCTTCAGCATTTAGTGTATTTGGTAACGATGGGGTTCGAGTTGAACCAACAACTATTGAAAGTATTGAAACAGACTCTGTCAAAATTAATCTTTCTGATGCTGAAAGCAAACGAACGATGAGTTCCAGTACGGCAAAAACCGTGGTGAATATGTTAAAAGAAGCAACTGGGGTAAATGGATCAGAACCCTATGCAGGACCTAAATACACCGGCTTTAGTCAAGATACCTATGTCATGAAGTCAGGATCAAGTAATTTTGAGAGTTCTGTACCAAATAGTCAAAATAAGTCACCAGATTCACTTCTTGTGATGGCTTCGCCTGAGATTTCTATTGCTACTTGGTTAGGTAGCCCAACTTATGTTGATGCAACGTATGCACCAACGACCTTTCCACACGAAACAGCAAATCAAGGGAGAGTATACTTAATGAATAGTGCCTTTAAGGTCATGATGAGTGGCAGAGAAGCAAAATCGTTTACGTTTGGAAATGCAGTGTTTATAGGGGATAAAGAATCTAATCCACTTATGCCAAAAATCGATATTCTATCTAACAAAGATCTGGATGATGTAAATATAAAAAATAAGAAACTTGATGAAAAGGATATAGACGATTATAATTCATTGGAAGAAAAATATTTAAAGACTAAAGATATATTAGATCAAACCTACAAGGACTAG
- a CDS encoding GntR family transcriptional regulator, LSA1692 subfamily — MKEKKNTETVYVSVAQEIERRIKEGIYVSSQKLPSEYDLSTEFECSRLTIRKAIDLLIKKNIIVKKRGKGSYVMSQQKIQSGRDGLQGFTEAAKAYGKTSDTKVISFEKLKQLDDKIMTQLELSESDTVYELVRCRILDNEPMTVEKIYLSEKYVDGLSKEDFNQSLFKLIESKVEIAYSHQEVEAILVNEEMSELLNVPVGDPLLLVNSITFAINATPILYDISYYRADRYTFKNTLVRGNN, encoded by the coding sequence GTGAAAGAGAAAAAAAATACGGAGACAGTATATGTTAGTGTTGCACAAGAAATAGAAAGACGGATTAAAGAAGGTATCTATGTAAGCTCTCAAAAATTGCCATCTGAGTATGATTTATCAACAGAATTTGAGTGTAGTAGATTAACAATTCGAAAAGCGATCGATTTGTTGATTAAAAAAAATATTATCGTAAAAAAACGTGGTAAAGGTAGCTATGTTATGTCACAACAAAAAATTCAAAGCGGTCGTGATGGGTTGCAGGGATTTACTGAAGCTGCAAAAGCGTATGGAAAAACGAGTGATACTAAAGTTATTTCTTTTGAAAAACTTAAACAGTTAGATGATAAAATAATGACTCAATTGGAGTTAAGCGAATCTGATACAGTGTATGAATTAGTAAGATGTAGAATCTTAGATAATGAACCGATGACGGTTGAAAAAATTTATTTAAGTGAAAAATATGTAGATGGGTTATCAAAAGAAGACTTTAATCAATCATTGTTTAAATTGATTGAATCGAAAGTAGAAATTGCCTATTCTCATCAAGAAGTAGAAGCGATTTTGGTTAATGAAGAGATGTCCGAGTTGTTAAATGTTCCAGTGGGAGATCCATTACTTTTAGTAAATTCAATAACGTTTGCTATTAATGCGACTCCGATATTATACGATATTTCATATTATAGAGCGGATAGATATACTTTCAAAAATACTTTAGTAAGAGGAAATAATTAA
- a CDS encoding PASTA domain-containing protein yields the protein MKKKKRVRLSKTKNKKYRKISKSWKIFFYSFFVMVSLVSAYLFFKAYHYINDIPEAQNITQEEIYRLTRIEETDTRLIRSLKNDAFESWLYEANDEKVKTLAKNKELLLEVMEGKTDVSDIDNAMSEIKRRIDIVEDIDIEELYVLYYKSILPKKYDELMVVFQNATIADAEKMSKEAQDLLDLLHKIYNQEGMLTVTNEQSFKKSVSLLDDINNNIIEANKITDQVFSYASLIETIPEPNTKFGMELGDYIDRTNNYIQSKNMVEEFKKKYSELQSDLETNERLIKRSVNMPDLVGMTVKEAKEEIDQLDLNLSIQGYTNTMYKSGESVPENIRGTENWDRNEKDLILKQDPSSQNYKYIVKGSTVTIVVENQSVEKRTQSSESSSSSTSNSNSNSNSNSNSNSSITSETTSSSTEETTSSDD from the coding sequence ATGAAAAAGAAAAAACGTGTGAGGTTATCAAAAACCAAAAATAAAAAATATAGAAAAATAAGTAAATCTTGGAAAATATTTTTTTATTCATTTTTTGTAATGGTCAGTTTAGTCAGTGCTTATTTATTTTTTAAAGCATATCATTATATTAACGATATTCCTGAAGCACAAAATATAACACAAGAAGAAATATATCGTCTAACTAGGATTGAAGAAACAGATACTAGGTTAATAAGATCTTTAAAAAATGATGCCTTTGAGTCTTGGTTGTATGAAGCAAATGATGAAAAGGTTAAGACATTAGCTAAAAATAAAGAGTTATTATTAGAAGTAATGGAAGGTAAAACAGACGTTTCAGATATTGATAATGCTATGTCGGAAATAAAGAGACGTATTGATATTGTAGAAGATATAGATATTGAAGAATTATATGTGTTGTACTATAAAAGCATATTACCTAAAAAATATGATGAATTAATGGTTGTTTTTCAAAATGCAACGATTGCGGATGCCGAAAAAATGAGCAAAGAGGCGCAAGATTTGCTTGACTTATTGCATAAAATATATAATCAAGAAGGCATGTTGACAGTTACAAATGAACAGAGCTTTAAAAAATCTGTTAGCTTATTGGATGACATAAATAATAATATAATTGAAGCAAATAAAATAACAGATCAAGTTTTTTCCTATGCCAGTCTCATAGAAACTATTCCTGAACCAAATACTAAGTTTGGTATGGAGCTAGGTGATTATATAGATAGAACAAATAACTATATTCAGTCGAAAAATATGGTAGAAGAGTTTAAAAAAAAGTATAGCGAACTTCAATCTGATTTAGAAACTAATGAACGATTAATTAAACGGTCAGTGAATATGCCGGATTTAGTTGGTATGACTGTTAAAGAAGCTAAAGAAGAGATAGATCAATTGGATTTAAATTTGAGTATACAAGGATATACAAATACGATGTATAAAAGTGGAGAATCAGTTCCTGAGAACATCCGCGGTACGGAGAATTGGGATAGGAATGAAAAAGATCTCATTTTAAAACAGGATCCTTCATCTCAAAATTATAAATATATCGTTAAAGGCTCTACTGTTACAATAGTGGTTGAAAATCAATCAGTTGAAAAAAGAACGCAATCTTCAGAATCAAGTAGCTCATCTACGTCTAACTCTAACTCTAACTCTAACTCTAATTCTAACTCTAACTCTTCAATAACAAGTGAGACGACTTCATCAAGCACAGAAGAAACAACAAGTTCAGATGATTAA
- a CDS encoding carboxylesterase family protein: protein MIYWTFFTDRLLAVNHKLEEFVREKILGITTFAPVIDGQFLTESVYKGSFFTQKPMMIGSTQNESRLFTRFTPHVAEETDKKFFPYMNKKESQGITCHYHNFHFPNFLGNRKLLTDIMYTVPKYWLADSYSIENSVYI from the coding sequence ATGATTTATTGGACTTTTTTCACTGATAGATTATTAGCGGTTAATCATAAGTTAGAAGAGTTTGTTAGAGAAAAAATATTAGGAATCACGACATTCGCTCCAGTAATTGATGGTCAATTCTTAACAGAATCAGTTTATAAAGGCTCTTTTTTTACCCAAAAACCTATGATGATTGGTAGCACACAAAATGAATCACGACTGTTTACAAGGTTTACTCCACATGTAGCAGAAGAAACGGATAAGAAGTTTTTTCCATATATGAATAAAAAAGAGAGTCAAGGGATAACCTGTCACTATCACAATTTTCATTTTCCAAACTTTTTGGGAAATAGGAAATTACTGACAGATATTATGTATACAGTTCCTAAATATTGGTTAGCAGACAGTTATTCCATAGAAAATTCAGTGTATATATAG